One window of the Eucalyptus grandis isolate ANBG69807.140 chromosome 8, ASM1654582v1, whole genome shotgun sequence genome contains the following:
- the LOC104456878 gene encoding psbP domain-containing protein 1, chloroplastic isoform X3, which produces MAKLAAVQHQHYPPSSLSLLSSSFSDFSGTRLHACIQYKRKVWQPKGALCVTASSTEKILIMGGTRFIRVFLSRLLTKIGHQITLFTRVEAPIIQQLPVPRRSVMALILSSCIFLRVGLGNIALAQPSVAFREYIDTFDGYSFKYPQNWVQVRGAGADIFFRDPYVLDENLSVEFSSPSSSSYKSVEDLGPPEEAGKKVLKQYLTEFMSTRLGVRRESNVVSTSSRIADDGKMYYQVEVNIKSYANNNELAVMPQDRVVRLEWDRRYLSVLGVENSRLYELRIQTPENVFLEEENEIRQVMDSFRVNMVTS; this is translated from the exons ATGGCAAAGTTGGCGGCGGTGCAGCATCAACACTACCCaccttcttccctctctctcctctcctcttctttctccgACTTCAGTGGCACCAGACTCCATGCTTGCATtcag TATAAGAGGAAGGTGTGGCAGCCGAAAGGAGCACTGTGTGTCACTGCATCGAGCACCGAGAAGATCCTAATAATGGGAGGCACCCGTTTCATCAGGGTGTTTTTGTCGAGACTACTCACCAAAATTGGTCATCAG ATAACTTTGTTTACCAGGGTAGAAGCACCCATCATTCAACAATTGCCAG TTCCAAGGAGGAGTGTGATGGCCTTGATCTTATCAAGTTGTATCTTCTTACGAGTTGGTTTGGGCAACATTGCATTAGCACAGCCGTCTGTCGCATTCAGAGAGTACATTGATACCTTTGATGGTTACTCTTTCAAGTATCCTCAGAATTGGGTTCAAGTCCGAGGTGCTGGGGCTGACATATTCTTCAGAGACCCTTATGTTCTAGATGAAAATCTCTCGGTGGAGTTTTCATCTCCTTCATCATCCAGCTACAAGAGTGTTGAAGACTTGGGTCCGCCAGAAGAAGCTGGAAAGAAAGTACTCAAGCAGTACTTGACAGAATTCATGTCAACCAGACTCGGAGTCAGGCGTGAGTCCAATGTCGTTTCCACTTCTTCAAGAATTGCGGATGATGGTAAAATGTACTATCAAGTAGAG GTGAACATAAAGTCATATGCCAACAATAATGAATTGGCGGTTATGCCTCAAGATCGAGTGGTTCGTTTGGAATGGGATCGAAGGTACCTTTCAGTTCTTGGAGTCGAAAACAGTAGGCTGTATGAATTGAGAATACAAACACCAGAAAACGTCTTCttggaagaagagaatgaaattCGCCAGGTCATGGACTCTTTCAGAGTAAACATGGTGACCAGTTAA
- the LOC104416482 gene encoding WAT1-related protein At1g09380, which produces MAIVDFMPFLAMVIIQVGYAGMNITSKLAMDSGMNPFVLVTYRQIFATLATVPFALILERKTRPKITMPILLQIFICSLTGAFMNQVFFFIGLNNSSPTIACALTNILPAMTFLFALIFRQESLGIKSRAGQAKVIGTLVCVGGAMLLSFYHGRNIGVGNSAIHWKFAEKMTDEHPTNKSNFLGPFFIFASTAAWALWFIIQAKLSTKFPAPYTTTTLMCLMASIECVVVGVAVEHHVAAWSIKSGIRLISVVYAGFVCSALAFCVMTWCIERKGPLYTSVFSPLMLVITAVLSWALLREKLFVGTLVGSILIIAGLYSVLWGKDKEAKQANITEEMEAAVKNREKEDLELQFQAHGNGGKDQHDPN; this is translated from the exons atggCAATTGTAGATTTCATGCCGTTCTTGGCCATGGTCATCattcaagtgggctatgcaggGATGAACATAACATCAAAGCTGGCCATGGATAGCGGGATGAACCCTTTTGTGCTTGTCACATATCGCCAGATCTTTGCCACCCTCGCCACCGTCCCTTTTGCTCTGATCTTGGAGAG GAAGACGAGACCCAAAATCACAATGCCAATTCTGCTCCAGATCTTTATATGTTCTCTCACTGG GGCCTTCATGaatcaagttttctttttcatcggGTTGAACAATTCCTCGCCCACCATCGCGTGCGCGCTGACCAATATCCTCCCGGCCATGACGTTCTTGTTTGCACTGATCTTCAG ACAAGAATCACTAGGAATCAAGTCAAGGGCGGGGCAGGCAAAAGTGATTGGGACACTTGTTTGCGTGGGCGGGGCGATGCTCCTCTCATTTTACCATGGACGCAACATCGGAGTTGGTAACTCGGCCATCCATTGGAAATTTGCAGAGAAAATGACAGACGAACACCCTACCAACAAAAGCAACTTCTTGGGAcctttttttatctttgctAGTACTGCTGCCTGGGCACTATGGTTCATCATCCAA GCGAAACTGAGTACGAAGTTCCCAGCTCCTTACACTACCACAACATTGATGTGTCTCATGGCCAGCATCGAGTGTGTGGTCGTTGGTGTAGCTGTCGAACATCATGTTGCTGCATGGTCGATAAAATCTGGAATCCGGCTTATCTCAGTAGTTTATGCG GGTTTCGTATGTTCGGCTCTGGCATTCTGCGTTATGACCTGGTGCATCGAAAGAAAGGGTCCTCTCTACACCTCGGTCTTCAGCCCTTTGATGCTTGTCATCACAGCTGTCCTAAGTTGGGCACTTCTTCGTGAGAAATTGTTTGTCGGAAC ATTGGTGGGGTCTATATTGATCATTGCGGGACTCTACTCTGTCCTATGGGGAAAGGATAAGGAGGCAAAACAAGCAAACATCACCGAGGAGATGGAAGCAGCAGTGAAGAATAGAGAGAAAGAAGACTTAGAGTTGCAGTTTCAGGCACATGGAAATGGCGGCAAAGATCAACATGATCCCAATTAA
- the LOC104416480 gene encoding zinc-finger homeodomain protein 6-like: MEPRSEEDQARIPNSLLYDHPNPPNGERKIDHGQNHVISTQTLDQPKPRIDDLLQPSVPTSSPPAAEFPNMTALTQALPPPPANFRYRECLKNHAISIGGHVVDGCGEFMPRGDEDTPEFFRCAACSCHRNFHRKEIVAHGGGELGYMANFQYNHRNGNILSYGQIRHAANSIPHQQTLLHQSRHRQSFSPGPAQPVMVAFGGGGEAESSSEDLGGFQRGDGGRWRHEELLAVQMQQSPKKRFRTKFSEEQKERMMEFAEKLGWKMQKGDEDEVVKFCEEVRVKRQVFKVWMHNNKQTMKRKQPC, translated from the coding sequence ATGGAGCCAAGAAGCGAAGAAGATCAAGCAAGAATCCCCAATTCTTTGTTGTATGATCACCCAAATCCACCCAATGGAGAAAGGAAGATAGACCATGGCCAAAACCATGTCATCTCAACTCAAACCCTAGATCAACCAAAACCAAGAATTGATGATCTACTTCAACCATCAGTTCCCACTTCAAGTCCACCTGCAGCTGAATTCCCCAATATGACGGCTTTGACCCAGGCGCTGCCTCCACCGCCGGCCAATTTCCGATACCGCGAGTGCCTCAAGAACCACGCAATAAGCATCGGTGGCCATGTTGTCGACGGGTGTGGTGAGTTCATGCCGAGAGGGGACGAGGACACGCCAGAGTTCTTCAGATGCGCCGCCTGCAGTTGCCACCGCAACTTCCATCGGAAGGAGATCGTCGCCCATGGTGGTGGCGAGCTGGGCTACATGGCCAATTTCCAGTATAATCATCGAAACGGAAACATTCTAAGTTATGGTCAAATCAGACATGCAGCCAATTCAATCCCCCACCAGCAAACCCTCCTCCACCAAAGCCGCCACCGCCAGAGCTTCTCGCCAGGGCCGGCTCAGCCAGTGATGGTGGCGTTTGGTGGGGGCGGCGAGGCGGAGAGCTCGAGCGAGGATCTCGGGGGGTTCCAGCGCGGCGACGGAGGAAGGTGGCGGCACGAAGAGTTGTTGGCGGTGCAGATGCAGCAATCGCCAAAGAAGAGGTTCAGGACGAAATTCAGCGAGGAGCAGAAGGAAAGGATGATGGAGTTCGCTGAGAAGCTGGGGTGGAAGATGCAGAAGGGGGATGAAGATGAGGTGGTGAAGTTCTGTGAAGAGGTAAGGGTGAAGAGACAGGTGTTCAAAGTGTGGATGCACAACAACAAGCAAACCATGAAGAGGAAGCAACCGTGTTGA
- the LOC104456878 gene encoding psbP domain-containing protein 1, chloroplastic isoform X2 — MAKLAAVQHQHYPPSSLSLLSSSFSDFSGTRLHACIQYKRKVWQPKGALCVTASSTEKILIMGGTRFIRVFLSRLLTKIGHQITLFTRVEAPIIQQLPAFAVPRRSVMALILSSCIFLRVGLGNIALAQPSVAFREYIDTFDGYSFKYPQNWVQVRGAGADIFFRDPYVLDENLSVEFSSPSSSSYKSVEDLGPPEEAGKKVLKQYLTEFMSTRLGVRRESNVVSTSSRIADDGKMYYQVEVNIKSYANNNELAVMPQDRVVRLEWDRRYLSVLGVENSRLYELRIQTPENVFLEEENEIRQVMDSFRVNMVTS; from the exons ATGGCAAAGTTGGCGGCGGTGCAGCATCAACACTACCCaccttcttccctctctctcctctcctcttctttctccgACTTCAGTGGCACCAGACTCCATGCTTGCATtcag TATAAGAGGAAGGTGTGGCAGCCGAAAGGAGCACTGTGTGTCACTGCATCGAGCACCGAGAAGATCCTAATAATGGGAGGCACCCGTTTCATCAGGGTGTTTTTGTCGAGACTACTCACCAAAATTGGTCATCAG ATAACTTTGTTTACCAGGGTAGAAGCACCCATCATTCAACAATTGCCAG CTTTTGCAGTTCCAAGGAGGAGTGTGATGGCCTTGATCTTATCAAGTTGTATCTTCTTACGAGTTGGTTTGGGCAACATTGCATTAGCACAGCCGTCTGTCGCATTCAGAGAGTACATTGATACCTTTGATGGTTACTCTTTCAAGTATCCTCAGAATTGGGTTCAAGTCCGAGGTGCTGGGGCTGACATATTCTTCAGAGACCCTTATGTTCTAGATGAAAATCTCTCGGTGGAGTTTTCATCTCCTTCATCATCCAGCTACAAGAGTGTTGAAGACTTGGGTCCGCCAGAAGAAGCTGGAAAGAAAGTACTCAAGCAGTACTTGACAGAATTCATGTCAACCAGACTCGGAGTCAGGCGTGAGTCCAATGTCGTTTCCACTTCTTCAAGAATTGCGGATGATGGTAAAATGTACTATCAAGTAGAG GTGAACATAAAGTCATATGCCAACAATAATGAATTGGCGGTTATGCCTCAAGATCGAGTGGTTCGTTTGGAATGGGATCGAAGGTACCTTTCAGTTCTTGGAGTCGAAAACAGTAGGCTGTATGAATTGAGAATACAAACACCAGAAAACGTCTTCttggaagaagagaatgaaattCGCCAGGTCATGGACTCTTTCAGAGTAAACATGGTGACCAGTTAA
- the LOC104456878 gene encoding psbP domain-containing protein 1, chloroplastic isoform X1, producing the protein MAKLAAVQHQHYPPSSLSLLSSSFSDFSGTRLHACIQYKRKVWQPKGALCVTASSTEKILIMGGTRFIRVFLSRLLTKIGHQITLFTRVEAPIIQQLPGELDQVHADFSSKTKAFAVPRRSVMALILSSCIFLRVGLGNIALAQPSVAFREYIDTFDGYSFKYPQNWVQVRGAGADIFFRDPYVLDENLSVEFSSPSSSSYKSVEDLGPPEEAGKKVLKQYLTEFMSTRLGVRRESNVVSTSSRIADDGKMYYQVEVNIKSYANNNELAVMPQDRVVRLEWDRRYLSVLGVENSRLYELRIQTPENVFLEEENEIRQVMDSFRVNMVTS; encoded by the exons ATGGCAAAGTTGGCGGCGGTGCAGCATCAACACTACCCaccttcttccctctctctcctctcctcttctttctccgACTTCAGTGGCACCAGACTCCATGCTTGCATtcag TATAAGAGGAAGGTGTGGCAGCCGAAAGGAGCACTGTGTGTCACTGCATCGAGCACCGAGAAGATCCTAATAATGGGAGGCACCCGTTTCATCAGGGTGTTTTTGTCGAGACTACTCACCAAAATTGGTCATCAG ATAACTTTGTTTACCAGGGTAGAAGCACCCATCATTCAACAATTGCCAGGTGAGTTGGACCAAGTTCACGCTGATTTTTCTTCTAAG ACTAAAGCTTTTGCAGTTCCAAGGAGGAGTGTGATGGCCTTGATCTTATCAAGTTGTATCTTCTTACGAGTTGGTTTGGGCAACATTGCATTAGCACAGCCGTCTGTCGCATTCAGAGAGTACATTGATACCTTTGATGGTTACTCTTTCAAGTATCCTCAGAATTGGGTTCAAGTCCGAGGTGCTGGGGCTGACATATTCTTCAGAGACCCTTATGTTCTAGATGAAAATCTCTCGGTGGAGTTTTCATCTCCTTCATCATCCAGCTACAAGAGTGTTGAAGACTTGGGTCCGCCAGAAGAAGCTGGAAAGAAAGTACTCAAGCAGTACTTGACAGAATTCATGTCAACCAGACTCGGAGTCAGGCGTGAGTCCAATGTCGTTTCCACTTCTTCAAGAATTGCGGATGATGGTAAAATGTACTATCAAGTAGAG GTGAACATAAAGTCATATGCCAACAATAATGAATTGGCGGTTATGCCTCAAGATCGAGTGGTTCGTTTGGAATGGGATCGAAGGTACCTTTCAGTTCTTGGAGTCGAAAACAGTAGGCTGTATGAATTGAGAATACAAACACCAGAAAACGTCTTCttggaagaagagaatgaaattCGCCAGGTCATGGACTCTTTCAGAGTAAACATGGTGACCAGTTAA